TCCTCTCGCAGGCACGAGCCGGGCTGAGCGGGGCAGTCATCGTCCGAGGGGAAGCGGGTATCGGAAAGACGGCGTTGCTCGAGTACGCCCGCGGCAGGGCTGATGCCTCGGGGTTCCGAGTAGTGTCCTCGGTCGGGGTGGAGTGCGAGACGCAGTTCGCTTTTGCGGGCCTGCATCAGTTGTGCGCGCCCCTGCTGGACCGCATGGGTGCCCTGCCCGAGCCGCAGCAGACCGCTCTGGGCGTGGCGTTCGGGCAGCGAAGCGGTGCAGTGCCGGATTGGTTTCTGATAGGGCTGGCCACTCTCAACCTGCTGGCCGAGGCCGCTGAGGAAGGGCCCCTTCTGTGCCTCGTTGACGATGCGCAGTGGCTTGACGAGGCGTCGGCTCAGGTCCTCACATTTGTGGCACGGCGGGTCGCCGCGGAGCCGATGGCGCTGGTGTTCGCCCTGCGGGAGCCCACCGACCGCCATGTGCGTGGGTTCGACGGCATACCCGGCTTACGCTTGGGCGGGCTCGACGAGGCCGACGCGCGGGAGCTGCTGGCAGCAGCCGACTACGTACCCCTGGACGACGGGATGCGCGAGCATGTCGTCGCGGAGGCGCACGGGAACCCTCTCGCGCTGCTGGAGCTGGCCCGAAGCGCGCCGGCGGCATGGGTGGCCGGCGGGTTCGAGCCGGTGCCGGGCATCACGCACCGCATCGAGGACACCTTTCGGCGCCGCGCGGACAGCCTGCCGGCACCTACTCGACTATTGCTGCTGGTTGCTGCGGCCGATTCTAGCGGCGAGGTGGCGCTGCTCTGGCGTGCGGCCGCGCACCTGGGGATCGCCGGCGAGTCTGCCGCGCCCGCAGAGGCCGCCGGACTCCTGGAGATTGATACACGGGTGAGGTTTCGCCATCCGCTGGTGCGTTCAGCTGTGCTTCGGTCCGCCGCCCCGCTGGAGCGTCGCCGTGCACACGACGCGCTGGCCGCTGCCATCGATCCAGACGTCGACCCCGACCGCCGCGCCTGGCACCGGGCCCAGGCCGTGCTGGGCACCGACGAGGACGCCGCCGCTGGGCTGGTGCGGTCAGCAGGCCGGGCGCGCGCCCGCGGCGGGCTGGCCGCTGCGGCGGCGTTCATGGAGCATGCGGCCAGACTGACCCCTGACCCTGCCACCCGCGCGAGCCGGGCGCTGGAGGCCGCGCAGGATAAGCACGAGGCTGGTGCGAACGCCTCCGAGTTGCTGACGCTCGCTTCGGCCGGGCCGCTCGATACCCTGCAGCAGGCTCGCCTCGAACTGCTGCGCGCGCGGATCGCGTTCCACTTCGCGCGCGACGCCGAAGGGCAGAGGATGCTGCTGGAAGCCGCTAAGAGCCTGGCCCCGCTGGACCCGGTGCTGTCCCGTGAGACGTATCTGCGCGCGCTCGAAGCGGCGATCGTCACCGGTGACTTCCGCCACGGCCGCGGCATACCGGAAGTGACCGAGGCTGCCCTGACGGCGCCCGTCGCGACGGGGTCTCTGCGGCCTGCGGATCTCCTGCTCGACGGGCTTGTGATGACCTTCACTCAGGGGTATTCGGCCGGTGTGCCGGGGCTGCGGCGGGCGCTGGCGGCCTTCGGAGGCCAGGAGCAGGATGTTGATGCGCTGAGCGTCGTCGACACCTGCCGCTGGGGGTGGCTCGCCAGCCGAACCGCAATGTCGGTGTTCGACGACGAGATGCTCCACGCCGTGTCCATCCGTCATGTCCGTCTGACCCGTGAGACCGGCGCGCTTGCCGCACTCCCGGACGCACTTCTGGGCCAATCCGTCATACAAGTGCTCTCGGGTGAGTTCGACCGCGCAGCCGAGCACGCAGCGATCGCAGCCGCGACCGAGGCTGTGCCCTTGCTGCACTCGCAGCTCCTCCTGTCTGCCTGGCGCGGCCGTCCAGACGAGACCGCCGGGATGCGCGCGAGCATTGTCCGCAAGGCTGCCGGACAGGCGCACAGCACCGAGGATGCCCTGACGCAGTACGCCATGGCGGTGCTGCATAACGGTCTGGGCGACTACTCCGCAGCTCTTGCCGCGGCGGCACGGGCCTTCGACACCGAAGCGGTGAGGTTCAACAACCTGGCCCACTCTGAACTCGTCGAAGCGGCGTGCCGTTCCGGCGGGCCGGAGAGTGCGGCCGATGCGCTCGAGCAACTCACTTCCCGCGCCCTCGCCAGCGGTACGCCGTGGGGGCTCGGTCTGGCGGCGCGTTCACGGGCTTTGACCTCTACGGGGACAGCCGCTGAGGAACACTTCCGCGAGGCGATCGAGCAACTCAAACGTTGCCGGATAACCACTTATCTCGCCCGAACGCACCTCGTCTACGGCGAGTGGCTCCGCCGCGAGGGCCGCCGCCAGGACGCCCGCGAACAGCTCCGCACCGCGCACGGGATGCTGTTGGACATGGGCGCCGAGGCGTTCGCCGCCCGCGCCGCCCGCGAACTTCGCGCCACCGGCGAGCACCCCCGCAAGCGAAGCGCCCAGCCGGCCGACTCCCTCACCGCCCACGAGATGCACATCGCCCGGCTGGTGGCCACCGGTGCAACCTCCCGCGAAGTTGCCACGGAACTCTTTCTCAGCCCACGGACGATTGATGCCCACCTCCGCAATATTTTCCGCAAAATGGGCGTCACCTCTCGCCGTCAGCTCCGCGAGCTGTCCCTTTCCTGAGGCCCGCGGGCGTGACGGTCGAGGCCTCGCCTCTAGCCCGCGAGCGTGCCGACGTCGCCGGCCACCGCCGCCATCCGCCCCTCGAACTGGTGCCCGCCGGACGTATGTCGGCGGACTTGCGCCTGCGGCAACCGGGCCGCGTGCCGGTCCAGGTGGTCGATGGGCACCACCTCGTCGTCGACGCAATGGTGGAGCCAGACCGGAAAGCCGGTTGGCAGCTTGGCGTCCGCAGGCAGCGTGTACTCCGCCTGCCAACCCTCCGACCCCCAGAAAGGCATTGCCAGGAGGACGAGTCCCAGCGGCGGGGTGCCCTGAAATTCGTCGGCGAGGTGAAGCAGGGCCATCGACGCCCCGAAGGAATGCCCCACGATGACCAGGTCAGGGGCGAGGGTGTTCCGATGCCGTTCGATTTCGCTGCGCCAGCCCGCGGCCGACATGTCCGCGTCGGGGAATCGGGGCGTCGTAACGGGCAGGCCGAGGCGGGTGTGCAGTTCTTCTGCGAGGGGTAGGTCGTCCTGGTAGCCGCCGGCTCCATGGACGAAGAGGATCTCCATGCGTTCTCCTGGGAATTCAATGCCGTGCCGGGTTTGGGTTGAGAACGTTTCCTGCAAGCCAGCTTGGCCTTCTGCCCGCTAGTCGGTCAAGGGAAGGCGGCCCCGGATGACTCAGGGGTTCTGCCCTGTTAGCCTCGTCCGTCCGGGCGGTCCGGCGTCCGCCATCCAGGTTGCATCGGAGAAGGAGCGGGTCCATGGCTGCGGAAATCCCATCCCGGAAGGTCATTATCCATGGCGCCGGCGGGGCGATCGGCGGTGCCGTAGCGGAGGAATTCGCCCGCCGCGGGGCGGAGCTGTTCCTCGCCGGGC
This genomic stretch from Arthrobacter sp. zg-Y1110 harbors:
- a CDS encoding alpha/beta fold hydrolase, translated to MEILFVHGAGGYQDDLPLAEELHTRLGLPVTTPRFPDADMSAAGWRSEIERHRNTLAPDLVIVGHSFGASMALLHLADEFQGTPPLGLVLLAMPFWGSEGWQAEYTLPADAKLPTGFPVWLHHCVDDEVVPIDHLDRHAARLPQAQVRRHTSGGHQFEGRMAAVAGDVGTLAG
- a CDS encoding AAA family ATPase; protein product: MDFLGRSADRATVDNLLSQARAGLSGAVIVRGEAGIGKTALLEYARGRADASGFRVVSSVGVECETQFAFAGLHQLCAPLLDRMGALPEPQQTALGVAFGQRSGAVPDWFLIGLATLNLLAEAAEEGPLLCLVDDAQWLDEASAQVLTFVARRVAAEPMALVFALREPTDRHVRGFDGIPGLRLGGLDEADARELLAAADYVPLDDGMREHVVAEAHGNPLALLELARSAPAAWVAGGFEPVPGITHRIEDTFRRRADSLPAPTRLLLLVAAADSSGEVALLWRAAAHLGIAGESAAPAEAAGLLEIDTRVRFRHPLVRSAVLRSAAPLERRRAHDALAAAIDPDVDPDRRAWHRAQAVLGTDEDAAAGLVRSAGRARARGGLAAAAAFMEHAARLTPDPATRASRALEAAQDKHEAGANASELLTLASAGPLDTLQQARLELLRARIAFHFARDAEGQRMLLEAAKSLAPLDPVLSRETYLRALEAAIVTGDFRHGRGIPEVTEAALTAPVATGSLRPADLLLDGLVMTFTQGYSAGVPGLRRALAAFGGQEQDVDALSVVDTCRWGWLASRTAMSVFDDEMLHAVSIRHVRLTRETGALAALPDALLGQSVIQVLSGEFDRAAEHAAIAAATEAVPLLHSQLLLSAWRGRPDETAGMRASIVRKAAGQAHSTEDALTQYAMAVLHNGLGDYSAALAAAARAFDTEAVRFNNLAHSELVEAACRSGGPESAADALEQLTSRALASGTPWGLGLAARSRALTSTGTAAEEHFREAIEQLKRCRITTYLARTHLVYGEWLRREGRRQDAREQLRTAHGMLLDMGAEAFAARAARELRATGEHPRKRSAQPADSLTAHEMHIARLVATGATSREVATELFLSPRTIDAHLRNIFRKMGVTSRRQLRELSLS